Proteins co-encoded in one Arthrobacter globiformis genomic window:
- a CDS encoding DUF4031 domain-containing protein, with protein MAVYLDPPLWPAHETLFSHLISDTSLAELHAFAAAAGIPERAFDGDHYDVPQRRYDDLVAAGAIEVEARVLVRKLIASGLRIPARSRTKSLKTPLLTRWNMVMPGHDALFLDLLDRWSESHRRYHGCTHLLAVLEALDLLAEPARPPRTVVLAAWFHDAVYRGVAGQDEEESARLAELSLGRAGLPEADVEEVARLVRLTSDHRPAEGDDDGALLCDADLSVLGGEPEPYARYVAAVREDYAHIGDADFAAGRAAVVRQLLALDPLFHTERARKLWLDAARRNLQGELA; from the coding sequence ATGGCCGTCTATCTCGATCCGCCGCTCTGGCCTGCCCACGAAACACTGTTTTCACACTTGATTTCGGACACCTCCCTGGCGGAGCTCCACGCCTTCGCCGCCGCGGCGGGCATCCCGGAGCGGGCCTTCGACGGCGACCACTATGACGTCCCGCAGCGCCGCTATGACGATCTCGTCGCCGCCGGCGCCATTGAAGTGGAGGCGCGGGTCCTGGTCCGGAAACTGATCGCCAGCGGGCTCCGTATCCCGGCGCGCAGCCGAACGAAGTCCCTCAAGACTCCCCTGCTTACGCGTTGGAACATGGTGATGCCAGGCCATGACGCCCTGTTCCTGGATCTGCTGGACCGCTGGAGCGAGAGCCACCGCAGGTACCACGGTTGCACCCACCTGCTGGCCGTGCTGGAGGCCCTGGACCTGCTGGCCGAGCCCGCCCGGCCTCCCCGCACAGTGGTGCTGGCGGCCTGGTTCCACGACGCCGTCTACCGGGGAGTCGCCGGCCAGGACGAGGAGGAATCCGCCCGGCTCGCCGAGCTCAGCCTCGGCCGGGCCGGCCTCCCGGAAGCCGATGTGGAAGAAGTGGCGCGGCTGGTCCGGCTCACGTCGGATCACCGGCCGGCAGAAGGGGACGACGACGGCGCCCTCCTCTGCGACGCCGACCTGTCGGTTCTGGGCGGGGAACCGGAACCCTACGCCCGGTACGTGGCTGCCGTCCGGGAAGACTATGCACACATAGGCGACGCCGATTTCGCCGCCGGAAGGGCCGCCGTCGTCCGCCAGCTGCTGGCACTGGACCCGCTCTTCCATACCGAGCGGGCCCGAAAGCTGTGGCTGGACGCCGCCCGGCGGAACCTGCAGGGCGAACTGGCCTGA
- a CDS encoding YccF domain-containing protein, translated as MKTLLNIIWLVFGGFWLALGYFAAGIICCLLIVTIPWGIASFRIASYTLWPFGRMVVDKPGGNGVFSLLGNVIWLLVAGIWIAIGHVVTAVAMALTIIGIPLAIANLKLIPVSLMPLGKQIVPTDRPFITAYR; from the coding sequence ATGAAGACACTCCTGAACATTATCTGGCTGGTTTTCGGCGGTTTCTGGCTGGCGCTCGGTTACTTCGCCGCCGGAATCATCTGCTGCCTGCTCATCGTGACCATTCCCTGGGGCATCGCCTCCTTCCGGATCGCGTCCTACACCCTGTGGCCCTTCGGGCGGATGGTGGTGGATAAGCCGGGCGGAAACGGCGTGTTTTCGCTGCTCGGCAACGTGATCTGGCTGCTGGTGGCCGGCATCTGGATCGCCATAGGGCACGTGGTCACTGCTGTCGCCATGGCCCTGACCATCATCGGCATCCCTCTGGCCATCGCCAACCTGAAGCTGATTCCGGTGTCCCTGATGCCGCTGGGCAAGCAGATCGTGCCCACGGACAGGCCGTTCATCACCGCCTACCGCTGA
- a CDS encoding MFS transporter: MTLSTRARTPAAPLYAAGFVTAFGAHSVAAGMGAQSGNIGLSLLNLGILLAVYDISEVFLKPVFGALSDRIGAKPVVVGGLIGFAALSLIGLWAADPLLLGLARLGQGAAASAFSPASSAMVARLSAGKNAGTFFGRYGSWKSLGYVIGPLLGAGLIAAGGFALLFGALSVLAAATAVWVLLAVPHLAPLPRQRYTVLDLARQVAERRFLVPTLVLAASMAAMGAAIGFLPALAVQQGMEPVAGTAAVSVLAVASLLVQPRIGAMRDMHRIGDAGGMRTGLLLTAAGVALVAAAPGPVSIFIAAAVIGAGVGAATPLGFAHLADSTPKDRMGRTMGSAELGRELGDAGGPLLVGAVATAASLPLGLGLLALLVAAAGVPGLSPRVDAAKGEGPQAEG, translated from the coding sequence GTGACTCTGTCCACGCGCGCCCGGACACCCGCGGCACCCCTCTACGCTGCCGGATTCGTGACCGCGTTCGGCGCCCACAGCGTTGCCGCCGGCATGGGCGCGCAGAGCGGCAACATCGGCCTGAGCCTGCTGAACCTGGGAATCCTGCTGGCCGTCTACGACATCTCCGAGGTGTTCCTCAAGCCCGTCTTTGGCGCGTTGAGCGACCGGATCGGCGCCAAACCGGTCGTCGTCGGCGGACTCATCGGCTTCGCCGCTCTGTCCCTGATCGGCCTGTGGGCCGCCGATCCGCTGCTGCTGGGCCTTGCCCGCCTGGGCCAGGGGGCCGCCGCCTCGGCATTCTCCCCGGCGTCCTCGGCGATGGTGGCCCGGCTGTCGGCTGGGAAGAACGCCGGTACCTTCTTCGGCAGGTACGGGTCCTGGAAGAGCCTTGGATATGTGATCGGCCCGCTGCTCGGCGCCGGGCTGATTGCCGCCGGCGGCTTTGCGCTGCTGTTCGGGGCGCTGTCCGTGCTTGCCGCGGCCACCGCCGTGTGGGTCCTTCTCGCCGTGCCGCACTTGGCGCCGCTCCCGCGCCAGCGGTACACCGTGCTGGACCTGGCACGGCAGGTTGCTGAACGGAGGTTCCTGGTGCCCACCCTGGTGCTGGCAGCATCGATGGCGGCCATGGGGGCGGCTATCGGTTTCCTCCCGGCCCTTGCGGTGCAGCAGGGCATGGAGCCGGTGGCCGGCACCGCCGCCGTCAGCGTGCTGGCCGTGGCCTCGCTGCTGGTCCAGCCGCGGATCGGAGCGATGCGCGACATGCACCGGATCGGCGACGCCGGCGGAATGCGCACGGGCCTGCTGCTCACCGCCGCCGGTGTAGCCCTCGTGGCGGCAGCGCCGGGACCGGTCAGCATTTTTATCGCCGCGGCGGTCATTGGCGCCGGCGTCGGCGCGGCCACCCCGCTGGGCTTTGCGCATTTGGCGGACAGCACGCCGAAGGACAGGATGGGGCGGACCATGGGCTCGGCCGAACTGGGACGCGAACTCGGCGACGCCGGCGGCCCGCTCCTGGTGGGAGCCGTCGCCACCGCCGCCTCGCTCCCGCTCGGACTGGGGCTGCTCGCGCTGCTGGTCGCGGCTGCCGGGGTGCCGGGCCTCAGCCCAAGGGTGGATGCTGCCAAGGGTGAAGGTCCGCAGGCTGAAGGTTGA
- a CDS encoding phosphoribosylanthranilate isomerase, translated as MFVKVCGLSTPESVREAVEAGADAVGFVLTASPRVVSPAQVTQLVKAVPDGVAAVGVFRAEPAADAVAIARAAGLSWIQLHGERTPDDVKTAHDAGMKVIRAVTMGDAPDAFANWGEELLLIDAAVPGSGEAWDYGSVRAKGLEGRQWLLAGGLDPANVSQAARDAGAWGVDVSSGVEQSRGVKDLAKIRAFVTSAKG; from the coding sequence ATGTTCGTCAAAGTCTGCGGCCTGAGCACGCCTGAATCAGTCCGGGAGGCCGTGGAAGCCGGAGCGGACGCCGTCGGCTTTGTCCTGACGGCCAGCCCCCGCGTGGTGTCGCCCGCGCAGGTCACCCAGCTCGTGAAGGCCGTGCCCGATGGTGTGGCCGCCGTCGGCGTATTCCGCGCCGAACCGGCCGCCGACGCGGTGGCCATCGCCCGCGCCGCCGGGCTGAGCTGGATCCAGCTCCACGGTGAGCGGACACCCGACGACGTAAAAACAGCGCACGACGCCGGTATGAAGGTCATCCGCGCCGTCACCATGGGTGACGCACCAGACGCGTTTGCCAACTGGGGAGAGGAACTGCTGCTCATCGACGCCGCGGTTCCCGGTTCCGGCGAGGCCTGGGACTACGGTTCCGTGCGCGCCAAAGGCCTGGAGGGACGGCAATGGCTCCTGGCCGGCGGCCTTGACCCCGCCAACGTGTCCCAGGCCGCCCGCGATGCCGGCGCATGGGGCGTGGACGTCTCCTCCGGCGTCGAACAAAGCAGGGGAGTGAAGGACCTGGCCAAGATCAGGGCGTTCGTGACGTCAGCTAAAGGCTGA
- a CDS encoding HutD/Ves family protein — translation MQIIRFADLKPQPWRNGGGVTRELASHRGDASAAAASSGDGAWDWRVSIADVTSAGEYSAFPGTERVLTVVEGELLLLAVDGTEHPLEKYRPFRFPGGAASSSALPTGDIRNLNVMAREGAFKAYTSIVELSKKRAHPVFEGQLGILLQGQATVSPGNTGGLGNASSLGSAESGSGGQDSPPVALGRYDAVVGSDSQTPEILGRGFLAVVSIDPVTD, via the coding sequence ATGCAGATCATCCGCTTCGCCGACCTCAAACCCCAGCCCTGGCGCAACGGCGGCGGGGTCACCCGCGAACTGGCCAGCCATCGTGGCGACGCTTCTGCCGCGGCCGCTTCTTCTGGCGACGGGGCGTGGGACTGGCGGGTCAGCATCGCCGACGTCACCAGTGCCGGGGAGTATTCCGCCTTTCCGGGGACGGAGCGGGTGCTGACCGTCGTCGAGGGCGAACTGCTGTTGCTGGCCGTGGACGGGACCGAGCACCCGCTCGAAAAGTACCGGCCCTTCCGCTTTCCCGGCGGCGCGGCCTCCTCCTCGGCACTGCCCACCGGGGATATCCGCAACCTCAACGTCATGGCCCGGGAGGGCGCCTTCAAGGCGTACACCTCCATCGTGGAGCTGTCCAAGAAGCGGGCCCATCCCGTGTTCGAGGGCCAGTTGGGCATCCTGCTGCAGGGCCAGGCCACGGTCAGCCCGGGAAATACCGGCGGCCTGGGGAACGCCAGCAGCCTGGGGAGCGCCGAGTCCGGCAGCGGCGGGCAGGACAGCCCGCCCGTGGCACTCGGCCGCTACGACGCAGTGGTGGGTTCGGACAGCCAAACGCCGGAAATCCTGGGTCGTGGGTTCCTGGCCGTGGTGTCCATCGATCCGGTGACGGACTAA
- a CDS encoding ferritin, whose amino-acid sequence MTKSKFSDLLLLQIGNEFAASQQYIAVAVWFTNQDLPQLARYFYRQSVEERNHAMMMVQYMVDRGVAVPIPGVPAVRNDFASVTDPLRLALQQEKEVTRSIESLFRAARAEDDALGEQFMLWFLKEQVEEVASMTTLLNIAERADNSFDIENFVARETIGDGGRDAAAPEAAGGKL is encoded by the coding sequence ATGACCAAGTCCAAATTCAGTGATCTCCTGCTGCTCCAGATCGGCAACGAATTCGCGGCCTCGCAGCAGTACATTGCCGTGGCGGTCTGGTTCACCAACCAGGACCTGCCCCAGTTGGCCAGGTACTTCTACCGGCAGTCGGTGGAGGAACGCAACCACGCCATGATGATGGTCCAGTACATGGTGGACCGTGGCGTCGCCGTCCCTATCCCTGGTGTGCCCGCCGTCCGCAACGACTTTGCTTCGGTAACGGACCCGCTCAGACTCGCGCTCCAGCAGGAGAAGGAAGTCACCCGCAGCATCGAAAGCCTGTTCCGCGCGGCTCGGGCCGAGGATGACGCGCTCGGCGAGCAGTTCATGCTCTGGTTCCTCAAGGAACAGGTGGAGGAGGTCGCCTCGATGACCACGCTTCTGAACATCGCCGAGCGGGCGGACAACTCCTTCGACATCGAGAACTTCGTGGCCCGTGAAACCATCGGCGACGGCGGCCGCGACGCCGCGGCACCGGAAGCGGCCGGCGGCAAGCTCTGA
- a CDS encoding DMT family transporter, with amino-acid sequence MSWFILILSGALEAVWAAALHRASRSSGRRRAAAGVLFLVAVVASTAGLGIAMQSIPTGTAYAVWVGVGVVLTSAYAIVAKVERPTAARLLLLAGIAACVVGLKAVA; translated from the coding sequence ATGTCGTGGTTCATCCTCATTCTTTCCGGCGCCCTCGAGGCGGTGTGGGCGGCAGCGCTGCACCGGGCGTCCCGGTCTTCGGGACGGCGCCGGGCCGCCGCCGGGGTTCTCTTCCTCGTCGCGGTCGTGGCCAGCACGGCAGGCCTCGGCATCGCGATGCAGTCCATTCCCACCGGAACCGCCTACGCGGTGTGGGTCGGCGTGGGCGTGGTGCTGACGTCCGCCTACGCGATCGTGGCCAAAGTTGAACGGCCGACGGCCGCGCGGCTGCTGCTGCTCGCCGGCATCGCCGCATGCGTGGTTGGCCTGAAGGCGGTGGCGTGA
- a CDS encoding DMT family transporter, with protein sequence MLAKPATAWIILLASAVLEAVWATALGLSDGLTRPLPTVVFLVTAALSMQGLGMAVKHMPLGTAYAVWVGIGAALTVGWAMATGVEPFSLLKVLFIAGIVGCAAGLKMLPAAPARRRGAGPAP encoded by the coding sequence ATGCTCGCGAAGCCTGCCACGGCCTGGATTATCCTGCTCGCCTCCGCCGTCCTGGAAGCTGTCTGGGCCACGGCACTGGGCCTGTCCGACGGCCTGACCCGGCCACTGCCTACAGTTGTTTTCCTGGTGACGGCCGCGCTCAGCATGCAGGGCCTGGGCATGGCGGTGAAGCACATGCCGCTCGGCACCGCCTACGCCGTCTGGGTGGGGATCGGCGCGGCCCTGACGGTCGGCTGGGCCATGGCCACCGGCGTCGAGCCCTTCAGCCTCCTCAAGGTGCTGTTCATCGCGGGCATTGTGGGATGCGCGGCCGGGCTCAAGATGCTGCCGGCGGCCCCTGCCCGGCGGCGCGGGGCTGGTCCCGCTCCCTAG
- a CDS encoding MBL fold metallo-hydrolase produces the protein MDTLIHSLRDITIRRISVSEMDNNVYLLTAKGSGAQLLIDAADDLPAIQGLLADATADTFGEPKLALIATTHQHWDHVRALPGLVAATGAKTAAGTDDAPELPVPVDVLLDHCDVGNFDGFDVTAVHLRGHTPGSVALVYQDPEGPAHIFSGDSLFPGGVGNTQKDPERFNQLLTDVTERIFDVYPDDTVVHPGHGKPTTLGAERPHLEEWRARGW, from the coding sequence ATGGACACGCTCATTCACTCACTTCGGGACATCACCATCCGCCGGATCTCGGTCAGCGAGATGGACAACAACGTGTATCTGCTGACGGCCAAGGGGTCCGGAGCGCAGCTGCTGATTGACGCCGCGGATGACCTGCCGGCCATCCAGGGCCTGCTCGCGGACGCCACCGCGGACACCTTCGGCGAGCCGAAGCTGGCACTCATCGCCACTACGCACCAGCACTGGGACCACGTGCGGGCACTGCCGGGCCTCGTCGCAGCCACGGGAGCCAAGACCGCTGCCGGCACCGACGACGCTCCGGAACTGCCCGTGCCGGTGGACGTGCTGCTGGACCACTGCGACGTCGGCAACTTCGACGGGTTCGACGTCACGGCCGTCCACCTGCGCGGCCACACCCCCGGTTCGGTGGCGCTGGTCTATCAGGATCCGGAGGGACCGGCCCACATCTTCTCCGGTGACTCGCTGTTCCCCGGCGGCGTGGGCAACACCCAGAAGGACCCGGAGCGGTTCAACCAGCTGCTCACCGACGTCACCGAGCGGATCTTCGACGTCTACCCGGACGACACCGTGGTGCACCCGGGCCATGGCAAGCCCACCACGCTCGGCGCCGAGCGCCCGCACCTTGAGGAGTGGCGCGCCCGCGGCTGGTAA
- a CDS encoding DEAD/DEAH box helicase, which translates to MTTFAALGTPKALAETLTAQGIVEPFPIQVKTLPDTLAGRDVLGRGRTGSGKTIAFAIPLVARLAEREAKHFRKPGRPMGLVLAPTRELATQINATIEPMAKAMGLNTTVIYGGISQARQEKALRAGVDIVIACPGRLEDLIRQRILTLEAVEVTVLDEADHMADLGFLPVVKKLMDMTPSQGQRLLFSATLDNGVDKIVQRYLSNPLTHSVDDPQAAVTTMEHHVLVVNDQTVKKQLIVELASGAGRRVLFMRTKHHARKLAKTLTDAGIPAVDLHGNLSQNARDRNLAEFSSGDVRVLVATDVAARGVHVDDVELVIHVDPPTEHKAYLHRSGRTARAGSDGTVVTLTLPEQQTDVRKLMKAAGVEVTFERVTAGSPIVAELVGEMADKIDPRTRAALLAAKAAQQGGGKSTGANAERKRARRQASPTAGGRGGRGGRGRVSAEAPRTDLPRAERRAVAYEGRAAARDAVERVAEQNEDRATAAAAARRNARGRGTAASTHRNDVPAAGGRSSAGRGSDGRAAEGRGDSRFTRSEAPRGGTGRPSTGGQRNGRPATGQRAAAGSKAGGNAPVWSSTSGGTSGGSYSGGSSSGGSGRSGDGRPARKAPRRATAPASNERRGR; encoded by the coding sequence ATGACTACTTTTGCTGCCCTCGGCACGCCCAAGGCACTCGCCGAAACGCTGACCGCCCAGGGAATCGTTGAACCGTTCCCCATCCAGGTCAAGACCCTCCCGGACACCCTGGCCGGACGCGACGTCCTGGGCCGCGGCCGCACCGGCTCCGGCAAGACCATTGCCTTCGCAATCCCGCTTGTAGCACGACTCGCTGAGCGGGAAGCCAAGCACTTCCGCAAGCCGGGCCGCCCGATGGGCCTGGTCCTTGCGCCGACCCGCGAGCTGGCAACCCAGATCAACGCCACCATCGAGCCGATGGCCAAGGCCATGGGCCTGAACACCACAGTGATCTACGGCGGCATCTCCCAGGCGCGCCAGGAGAAGGCGCTGCGAGCCGGCGTCGACATCGTCATCGCCTGCCCGGGCCGGCTGGAGGACCTGATCCGCCAGCGCATCCTGACCCTCGAAGCTGTCGAGGTCACAGTGCTCGACGAGGCCGACCACATGGCCGACCTCGGCTTCCTGCCCGTGGTCAAGAAGCTCATGGACATGACCCCCAGCCAAGGCCAGCGCCTGCTGTTCTCCGCCACCCTGGACAACGGCGTGGACAAGATCGTCCAGCGCTACCTGTCCAACCCGCTGACCCACTCCGTGGATGACCCGCAGGCCGCGGTGACCACCATGGAACACCACGTGCTGGTGGTCAACGACCAGACCGTCAAGAAGCAGCTGATTGTCGAGCTCGCTTCGGGTGCCGGCCGCCGCGTGCTCTTCATGCGGACCAAGCACCACGCCCGCAAGCTTGCCAAGACCCTGACCGACGCCGGCATCCCGGCCGTCGACCTGCACGGCAACCTGTCGCAGAACGCCCGTGACCGCAACCTCGCCGAGTTCTCCTCCGGTGACGTCCGCGTCCTGGTGGCCACCGACGTCGCCGCCCGCGGCGTCCACGTCGACGACGTCGAACTGGTCATCCACGTCGACCCGCCCACCGAACACAAGGCTTACCTGCACCGCTCCGGCCGTACCGCCCGTGCCGGCTCCGACGGCACCGTGGTCACGTTGACCCTGCCGGAGCAGCAGACGGACGTCAGGAAGCTCATGAAGGCTGCCGGCGTCGAGGTCACTTTCGAGCGGGTCACCGCCGGCTCGCCGATCGTTGCCGAACTGGTGGGCGAGATGGCTGACAAGATCGATCCCCGCACCCGCGCCGCACTGCTCGCCGCGAAGGCGGCGCAGCAGGGTGGCGGCAAGTCCACCGGTGCCAACGCCGAGCGCAAGCGCGCACGCCGCCAGGCATCACCCACGGCCGGTGGCCGGGGCGGTCGCGGAGGCCGCGGGCGGGTTTCCGCCGAGGCTCCCCGCACGGACCTGCCCCGCGCCGAACGCCGTGCCGTGGCCTACGAGGGCCGCGCCGCTGCCCGCGACGCTGTAGAGCGCGTGGCTGAGCAGAACGAGGACCGCGCCACTGCGGCAGCTGCAGCCCGCCGCAACGCCCGTGGCCGCGGCACTGCCGCCAGCACGCACCGCAACGACGTCCCTGCGGCTGGTGGCCGCTCGTCGGCTGGCCGCGGTTCGGATGGGCGTGCGGCGGAGGGCCGGGGCGATTCCCGCTTTACGCGCAGCGAAGCTCCCCGTGGCGGCACCGGCCGCCCGAGCACCGGCGGCCAGCGGAACGGGCGTCCAGCCACGGGTCAGCGGGCAGCTGCCGGCAGCAAGGCCGGCGGCAACGCTCCGGTCTGGTCTTCCACCAGCGGCGGCACGTCCGGCGGCTCGTACTCGGGCGGTTCCTCCTCGGGCGGCAGCGGCCGCTCCGGTGACGGCCGTCCGGCCCGGAAGGCCCCGCGCCGCGCGACGGCCCCGGCGTCGAACGAGCGCCGCGGCCGCTAA
- the cycA gene encoding D-serine/D-alanine/glycine transporter: protein MSERTTSISVQPSTERAEPDQSREPHLARGLGNRHIQLLAIGGAIGTGLFMGSGKTISLAGPSVIFVYMIIGFMLFFVMRAMGEILLSNLNYKSFSDFAGDILGPWAGFFTGWSYWFFWVVTGVADIVAIAGYVDKLAPGTPLWVPALITPVVLILLNLPTVKAFGEAEFWFAIIKVVAILALIATGVVMIATNFTSPSGAVANLANMWNDGGMFPHGMFGFILGFQIAIFAFAGIELVGTAAAETKDPEKNLPRAINSIPIRVLLFYVGALVVIMAVNPWRSIDAASSPFIGMFTLAGLGIAAVVINLVVLTSAASSANSGIYSTSRMVYGLAQDGNAPKAFGKLSSRKVPQNALLFSCIFLLAGLVLLYAGDSVIGAFTIVTSVASVLTMFVWSMILISYIVFRRRRPELHEASAFKMPGSAFMPYVVLAFFVFMLVALAQAEDTRLALVVAPVWFLLLGAAWYFNRQTPLQQARIEEWKAEGTSVSAATGTTKA from the coding sequence ATGTCTGAACGCACCACCAGCATTTCCGTTCAACCCTCCACAGAACGTGCTGAACCCGACCAGAGCAGGGAACCGCACCTCGCCCGCGGACTCGGCAACCGCCACATCCAGCTTTTGGCCATCGGCGGCGCCATCGGCACCGGCCTGTTCATGGGCTCCGGCAAGACCATCTCCCTTGCCGGCCCGTCCGTCATCTTCGTGTACATGATCATCGGCTTCATGCTGTTCTTCGTCATGCGGGCCATGGGTGAGATCCTGCTCTCCAACCTGAACTACAAGTCCTTCAGCGACTTCGCCGGCGACATCCTGGGCCCCTGGGCAGGCTTCTTCACCGGCTGGTCCTACTGGTTCTTCTGGGTGGTGACGGGCGTGGCCGATATCGTGGCCATCGCCGGCTACGTGGACAAACTCGCTCCGGGCACGCCCCTCTGGGTCCCGGCACTGATCACGCCCGTGGTACTCATCCTGCTGAACCTCCCCACGGTCAAGGCCTTCGGCGAAGCGGAATTCTGGTTCGCCATCATCAAGGTGGTGGCTATCCTTGCCCTGATCGCCACGGGCGTCGTCATGATCGCCACCAACTTCACCTCGCCGAGCGGAGCGGTGGCCAACCTGGCGAACATGTGGAACGACGGCGGCATGTTCCCGCACGGGATGTTCGGCTTCATCCTCGGTTTCCAGATCGCCATCTTCGCCTTTGCCGGCATCGAACTCGTGGGCACGGCGGCCGCCGAAACCAAGGACCCGGAGAAGAACCTGCCCCGGGCCATCAACTCCATCCCCATCCGCGTCCTGCTCTTCTACGTCGGCGCCCTGGTGGTTATCATGGCCGTCAACCCGTGGCGGAGCATCGACGCCGCCAGCAGCCCGTTCATCGGCATGTTCACCCTCGCCGGCCTGGGGATCGCCGCCGTCGTGATCAACCTGGTGGTCCTGACCTCGGCCGCCTCCAGCGCCAACTCGGGCATCTACTCCACCTCGCGCATGGTCTACGGCCTGGCGCAGGACGGCAACGCTCCGAAGGCCTTCGGCAAGCTGAGCTCCCGCAAGGTTCCGCAGAACGCGCTGCTGTTCTCCTGCATCTTCCTGCTGGCCGGCCTGGTCCTGCTGTACGCGGGCGACTCCGTGATCGGCGCCTTCACCATCGTCACCTCCGTGGCATCGGTGCTGACCATGTTCGTCTGGTCGATGATCCTCATCAGCTACATCGTGTTCCGCCGCCGCCGGCCGGAACTCCACGAGGCGTCCGCCTTCAAGATGCCGGGCTCTGCCTTCATGCCCTACGTGGTCCTGGCGTTCTTCGTGTTCATGCTGGTGGCGCTGGCCCAGGCCGAGGACACCCGCCTCGCGCTGGTTGTGGCACCGGTGTGGTTCCTGCTGCTGGGCGCCGCCTGGTACTTCAACCGCCAGACGCCGCTGCAGCAGGCCCGGATCGAGGAATGGAAGGCCGAGGGCACCAGCGTCTCCGCTGCCACCGGCACCACCAAGGCCTAG
- a CDS encoding molybdopterin oxidoreductase, whose protein sequence is MILKNIFLQGIFPFDGAGLEKAVPIHSQLSHFVPDGVINQTLYFRGGNSSGELITVVLMRDGVPMRYFPIAARGDVHVPLRVVEDIDGGSLIELRLLADTGVSGSVVVDMGMVEH, encoded by the coding sequence GTGATCTTGAAGAACATCTTCCTTCAGGGCATCTTCCCGTTCGACGGTGCCGGGCTCGAAAAAGCCGTGCCCATCCACAGCCAGCTCTCCCATTTCGTCCCGGACGGCGTTATCAACCAGACCCTGTATTTCCGCGGCGGCAACTCGTCCGGGGAGCTGATCACGGTGGTGCTGATGCGCGACGGCGTGCCCATGCGGTACTTCCCGATTGCGGCCAGGGGCGACGTCCACGTCCCGCTCCGCGTTGTGGAAGACATCGACGGCGGCTCGCTGATCGAGCTGAGGCTGCTGGCGGACACGGGGGTCAGTGGGTCTGTCGTGGTCGACATGGGCATGGTGGAGCACTGA